Proteins from a genomic interval of Gluconacetobacter diazotrophicus PA1 5:
- the trpS gene encoding tryptophan--tRNA ligase: MQRIFSGIQPTGIPQLGNYLGAIRNWVALQQDHECIFCLVDLHAITVWQDPEALRQQTLAQTAVLLAAGIDPKAHILFNQSAVSAHARLGWIFNCVSRLGWLNRMTQFKDKAGKDRENHSAGLYIYPNLMAADILAYKATRVPVGDDQRQHLELANDIAQKFNHDYGVDFFPAIEALIPAGAARVMSLRDGTKKMSKSDPSAQSRIEMTDDADAIALKIRRAKTDPEPLPTDPADLQSRPEARNLVEIYAVLSGMTVADVLARHGGTGFGPFKAALTDVLVAAVTPIGAETRRLLDAPEHLQAVLREGAARANAIAEPIVSEVERLVGFLK, translated from the coding sequence ATGCAACGCATCTTTTCCGGCATTCAGCCGACCGGCATTCCGCAATTGGGCAACTATCTGGGCGCGATCCGCAACTGGGTCGCGCTGCAGCAGGACCATGAGTGCATCTTCTGCCTCGTGGACCTGCACGCCATCACGGTGTGGCAGGACCCTGAGGCGCTGCGCCAGCAGACGCTGGCCCAGACCGCCGTGCTGTTGGCGGCGGGGATCGACCCCAAGGCCCATATCCTGTTCAACCAGTCCGCCGTCAGCGCCCATGCCCGGCTGGGCTGGATCTTCAACTGCGTGTCGCGCCTGGGCTGGCTGAACCGGATGACGCAGTTCAAGGACAAGGCCGGCAAGGACCGCGAAAACCATTCGGCCGGCCTGTATATCTACCCCAACCTGATGGCGGCCGACATCCTGGCCTACAAGGCGACGCGGGTGCCCGTCGGGGACGACCAGCGCCAGCATCTGGAACTGGCTAACGACATCGCACAGAAATTCAACCACGATTACGGCGTGGACTTCTTCCCGGCGATCGAGGCCCTGATTCCTGCCGGCGCCGCGCGGGTCATGAGCCTGCGCGACGGCACCAAGAAGATGTCCAAATCCGATCCGTCGGCCCAGAGCCGGATCGAGATGACCGACGACGCCGACGCGATCGCGCTGAAGATCCGCCGGGCCAAGACCGACCCCGAACCCCTGCCCACCGACCCCGCCGACCTGCAATCACGCCCCGAGGCCCGGAACCTGGTGGAGATCTATGCCGTTCTGAGCGGCATGACGGTGGCGGACGTGCTGGCCCGCCATGGCGGCACGGGGTTCGGGCCGTTCAAGGCGGCGCTGACCGACGTGCTGGTCGCGGCCGTGACGCCCATCGGGGCGGAAACCAGGCGCCTGCTGGACGCCCCGGAGCACCTGCAGGCCGTGCTGCGCGAAGGGGCCGCACGCGCGAACGCCATTGCCGAGCCGATCGTCAGCGAGGTCGAACGCCTCGTCGGCTTCCTGAAATAG
- a CDS encoding response regulator: MTHLTPTHLPDAVPMDKAPILLVEDDFLIRMALAAYLRERGGFTVVEADDTATALAAIDAQPCLSILLTDMRIPGPMSGSDVAAAARAKWPDLPVLYVTGTAARGDGSAVSANRDSYVGKPFEPSAVLKQVHAMLDPPHGSAP, from the coding sequence ATGACTCACCTGACACCGACACATCTGCCCGATGCCGTGCCCATGGATAAAGCCCCGATCCTGCTTGTCGAGGACGATTTCCTGATTCGCATGGCCCTGGCCGCCTATCTGCGCGAGCGTGGCGGCTTCACGGTCGTGGAGGCCGACGATACCGCCACCGCCCTGGCCGCCATCGATGCCCAGCCCTGCCTGTCGATCCTGCTGACCGACATGCGGATTCCCGGTCCGATGAGCGGATCGGACGTGGCGGCGGCGGCCCGGGCCAAATGGCCGGACCTGCCGGTGCTGTACGTGACCGGCACCGCCGCGCGGGGCGACGGATCGGCCGTAAGCGCGAACCGCGATAGCTATGTGGGCAAGCCCTTCGAGCCCTCGGCGGTCCTGAAGCAGGTTCACGCCATGCTGGACCCGCCGCACGGTTCCGCGCCATGA
- the fghA gene encoding S-formylglutathione hydrolase, with the protein MPITTRETHACCGGTVGYYSHLSDSLGLEARFAVFVPDGASDAARVPVLHVLAGLTCTEETFLIKANAIRFAAEYGIALVATDTSPRGAGIAGEDDSYDFGSGAGFYLDATQAPWAAHYRMGRYVAEELPALTEAHFPLDGTRRGIMGHSMGGHGALVHALRAPDRWKSVSAFAPIVHPAAVPWGEKAFSGYLGPDRATWAAHDATLLLRAGRTHPTTILVDQGEADPFLPEQLQPWHLEEAAKAAGQGLILRRHAGYDHSYWFIQSFIQDHLTHHAAILRR; encoded by the coding sequence ATGCCGATTACCACCCGCGAGACGCATGCGTGCTGCGGCGGCACGGTCGGATATTACAGCCATCTGTCCGACAGCCTGGGGCTGGAGGCGCGCTTCGCCGTCTTCGTTCCCGATGGCGCGTCCGATGCGGCGCGGGTACCGGTCCTGCATGTCCTGGCCGGCCTGACCTGCACCGAGGAAACCTTCCTGATCAAGGCGAACGCCATCCGCTTCGCCGCCGAATACGGGATCGCGCTGGTGGCCACCGACACCTCGCCGCGCGGTGCCGGCATCGCGGGCGAGGACGACAGCTACGATTTCGGCAGCGGGGCCGGATTCTACCTGGACGCGACCCAGGCGCCGTGGGCGGCGCACTACCGGATGGGACGCTACGTCGCCGAGGAACTGCCCGCGCTGACCGAGGCCCATTTTCCGCTGGACGGTACCCGGCGGGGAATCATGGGCCATTCCATGGGCGGCCACGGGGCGCTGGTCCATGCGTTGCGCGCGCCCGACCGCTGGAAGTCGGTCTCGGCGTTCGCGCCCATCGTGCACCCCGCCGCCGTGCCGTGGGGCGAAAAGGCGTTTTCAGGTTATCTGGGCCCGGACCGCGCCACCTGGGCGGCGCATGACGCCACCCTGCTGCTGCGGGCGGGACGGACGCATCCGACCACCATCCTGGTGGACCAGGGCGAGGCCGACCCGTTCCTGCCCGAACAGTTGCAGCCGTGGCATCTGGAAGAGGCCGCGAAGGCGGCAGGGCAGGGCCTGATCCTGCGCCGCCACGCCGGATACGATCATTCCTACTGGTTCATCCAGTCCTTCATCCAGGATCACCTGACCCATCACGCGGCGATCCTGCGGCGATAG
- a CDS encoding PACE efflux transporter: MRTTRDRIRYVLLFETLGLAMVVPGGQAVLGIRAADMGAIGLGSTSVAVLWNYIFNRGFDRALLALKGTTHKVLADRLAHAVLYQVGLIVMLVPAIALYLGQGLLSAFVANISLTLFYLVYNFAFTWAYDIVFPVPAAALPHGGRA; this comes from the coding sequence ATGCGCACGACCCGGGACCGGATCCGCTACGTCCTGCTGTTCGAAACCCTGGGGCTGGCCATGGTGGTGCCGGGCGGGCAGGCGGTACTGGGCATCCGTGCCGCCGACATGGGCGCGATCGGGCTCGGCTCGACCAGTGTCGCGGTCCTGTGGAACTACATCTTCAACCGGGGGTTCGACCGTGCGCTGCTGGCGCTGAAGGGCACGACGCACAAGGTGCTGGCCGACCGTCTGGCGCATGCCGTGCTGTACCAGGTCGGGCTGATCGTGATGCTGGTGCCCGCGATCGCCCTGTATCTGGGCCAGGGGCTGCTGTCCGCGTTCGTGGCCAATATCAGCCTGACCCTGTTCTACCTGGTGTACAATTTCGCCTTCACCTGGGCCTACGACATCGTCTTTCCCGTTCCGGCCGCAGCCCTTCCGCACGGCGGCCGGGCATGA
- a CDS encoding S-(hydroxymethyl)glutathione dehydrogenase/class III alcohol dehydrogenase: MDVRAAVAFEAGKPLEIETVQLEGPRAGEVLVEIRATGLCHTDKFTLSGADPEGLFPAILGHEGAGVVVEVGPGVTHLKPGDHVIPLYTPECRECKSCLSRKTNLCTAIRSTQGKGLMPDGTSRFSYKGRPIRHYMGCSTFANYTVLPEIALAKIRPDAPFDKVCYIGCGVTTGIGAVLFTAKVETGSTVVVFGLGGIGLNVIQGARMVGADMIVGVDINPAREAMARKFGMTHFVNPKDLGPDGDIVGHLVELTGGGADYSFECVGNPTLMRQALECSHRGWGLSTIIGVAGAGQEISTRPFQLVTGRRWIGSAFGGARGRTDVPKIVDWYMEGKINIDDLITHTLPLSRINEGFDLMARGESIRTVVEF, encoded by the coding sequence ATGGATGTCAGAGCGGCTGTCGCCTTCGAGGCAGGCAAACCCCTTGAAATCGAAACCGTCCAGCTCGAAGGCCCCCGCGCGGGCGAGGTCCTGGTCGAGATCAGGGCCACGGGCCTGTGCCATACCGACAAGTTCACCCTGTCCGGCGCGGACCCCGAGGGGCTGTTCCCCGCCATCCTGGGGCACGAGGGCGCCGGCGTGGTGGTCGAGGTCGGGCCGGGGGTGACGCACCTGAAGCCCGGCGACCACGTGATCCCGCTCTACACCCCCGAATGCCGCGAATGTAAATCCTGCCTGTCGCGCAAGACCAACCTGTGTACCGCGATCCGCTCGACGCAGGGAAAGGGCCTGATGCCCGACGGCACGTCGCGCTTTTCCTACAAGGGGCGGCCGATCCGTCATTACATGGGCTGCTCGACCTTCGCGAACTACACGGTCCTGCCCGAGATCGCGCTGGCGAAAATCCGCCCCGACGCGCCGTTCGACAAGGTCTGCTATATCGGCTGCGGCGTCACCACCGGCATCGGCGCGGTCCTGTTTACCGCCAAGGTGGAAACGGGATCGACCGTCGTGGTGTTCGGCCTGGGCGGGATCGGTCTGAACGTCATCCAGGGGGCCAGGATGGTGGGGGCCGACATGATCGTCGGCGTCGACATCAATCCGGCGCGCGAGGCGATGGCGCGCAAGTTCGGCATGACGCATTTCGTCAATCCGAAGGACCTGGGGCCCGACGGCGACATCGTCGGCCATCTGGTCGAACTGACGGGCGGCGGCGCGGATTATTCGTTCGAATGCGTGGGCAACCCGACGCTGATGCGCCAGGCGCTGGAATGTTCCCATCGCGGCTGGGGTCTTTCGACCATCATCGGCGTGGCCGGTGCGGGGCAGGAAATCAGCACCCGCCCGTTCCAACTCGTCACCGGCCGGCGGTGGATCGGCTCGGCCTTCGGCGGCGCGCGCGGGCGCACGGACGTGCCGAAGATCGTGGACTGGTACATGGAGGGCAAGATCAACATCGACGACCTGATCACCCACACGCTGCCGCTGTCGCGCATCAACGAGGGATTCGACCTGATGGCGCGGGGCGAGAGCATCCGCACCGTCGTCGAATTCTGA
- a CDS encoding sterol desaturase family protein — translation MIDPFTWLAGWIQENWLIPILYRFGWMEWEDTSFLWAMFAIYGVLQVVLNLAICMPLERFWPLRTWENRDNVTMDVVYTLIARIGIFPLVTFFGFYEIQTWMNGVLTDHGYIPPTLESTFPTLMDWPVATFFLYAVILDFADYWRHRLSHVFAWWYGLHALHHAQTQMTFWSDDRNHLVDDVISYVWAIAVGLLIGVPPLQFPLLILVLRLVESLSHANTRVGFGWLGERLLVSPQFHRVHHGLRSAGRNSCNYGSVFPWWDMILRTANFSHSVVETGDPKAEAALVSGGWLAQQAAGLRLSWRLATRRWRRAGAAVRPAPRHG, via the coding sequence ATGATCGACCCGTTTACATGGCTTGCCGGATGGATCCAGGAAAACTGGCTGATCCCGATCCTCTACCGTTTCGGATGGATGGAGTGGGAGGACACGTCCTTCCTGTGGGCGATGTTCGCGATCTATGGCGTGCTGCAGGTCGTGCTGAACCTGGCGATCTGCATGCCGCTGGAACGGTTCTGGCCGCTGCGGACATGGGAAAACCGCGACAATGTGACGATGGATGTCGTCTATACCCTGATCGCGCGGATCGGCATCTTCCCGCTGGTGACGTTCTTCGGATTCTACGAGATCCAGACCTGGATGAACGGGGTCCTGACCGATCACGGCTATATTCCGCCCACCCTGGAATCCACCTTTCCCACGCTGATGGACTGGCCGGTCGCGACCTTCTTCCTGTACGCGGTGATCCTGGATTTCGCCGATTACTGGCGGCACCGGCTGTCGCATGTCTTTGCCTGGTGGTACGGGCTGCATGCGCTGCACCATGCCCAGACGCAGATGACCTTCTGGTCGGATGATCGCAACCACCTGGTGGACGACGTCATCTCGTATGTCTGGGCGATCGCCGTGGGCCTGCTGATCGGGGTGCCGCCGCTGCAGTTTCCGCTGCTGATCCTGGTGCTGCGCCTGGTCGAAAGCCTGTCGCATGCCAATACGCGGGTGGGTTTCGGCTGGCTGGGCGAACGGCTTCTGGTTTCGCCGCAGTTCCACCGCGTGCATCACGGCCTGCGCTCGGCCGGGCGCAATTCCTGCAATTACGGCTCGGTCTTTCCCTGGTGGGACATGATCCTGCGCACCGCGAATTTCTCGCACAGCGTGGTGGAGACCGGGGACCCGAAGGCCGAGGCCGCCCTGGTCAGCGGCGGCTGGCTGGCCCAGCAGGCGGCCGGGCTGCGGCTGTCCTGGCGTCTGGCGACCCGGCGCTGGCGGCGGGCAGGGGCCGCGGTTCGTCCAGCCCCACGGCACGGTTGA
- a CDS encoding tetratricopeptide repeat protein: protein MKTIADPDSPPADLNAPLRQALDWIRAGRFADARALLEPLAARPGIRPGEHPDERLNLLLAYALGGSHEPVRAAALFCALALRYPAAVHPAYDLVTLLVAQNRRADAEPVLQEVVARTPHDGRAHESLGDLLIQLGRFRDAEARLRTAIDLRPDSLSAQNLMAACLSEQGRNAEADAIFRRVLAAHPDDATTHANRGHLLAAENTFDAALDHFRQAIALRPDDARVRLNHSIALLKAGRYAEGWTEHEWRFRLPGHASVSAATLMPSLTPDLDIAGTHILLTHEEGLGDTLMYLRYLPPLVRRGARLTVRVPETLAPLVRRIAGLHRVITGDQPAPAPVPAHDWHCPLISLPRVFAATAEAMGDPPPYLTASPELVRHWRPYLPSNGRLNVGVVWAGSSRPDVTKAYMTDRRRSMKLAALAPLGRVAGINLVSLQKGPATAQMADLPDDMRLYDPMEDVRDMDDTAALVASLDVVVSVDTSIVHLAGALGRPVIMLDRYDNCWRWLSGREDSPWYPTLRIIRQPRPHAWDDVVAGTAAILEQMAAGMPERLFQKS, encoded by the coding sequence ATGAAAACGATCGCCGACCCGGATTCCCCGCCTGCCGACCTGAATGCCCCCCTGCGGCAGGCCCTGGACTGGATCAGGGCCGGGCGGTTCGCCGACGCGCGGGCGCTGCTGGAACCCCTGGCGGCCCGGCCCGGCATCCGCCCCGGCGAACACCCCGACGAGCGGCTGAACCTGCTGCTGGCCTATGCGCTGGGCGGCAGCCATGAACCTGTTCGCGCGGCGGCGCTGTTCTGCGCCCTGGCCCTTCGCTACCCCGCCGCCGTCCATCCGGCCTACGACCTGGTCACGCTGCTGGTCGCCCAGAACCGCCGCGCGGATGCCGAACCCGTGCTGCAGGAAGTCGTCGCCCGCACGCCGCATGACGGGCGCGCCCATGAATCGCTGGGCGACCTGCTGATCCAGCTCGGGCGCTTCCGCGATGCCGAGGCCCGGTTGCGGACGGCCATCGACCTGCGCCCCGACAGCCTGTCCGCGCAGAACCTGATGGCGGCGTGCCTGTCGGAACAGGGCCGCAATGCCGAAGCCGACGCCATCTTCCGCCGCGTGCTGGCAGCCCATCCCGACGATGCGACGACCCATGCCAACCGCGGCCACCTGCTGGCGGCCGAAAACACGTTCGACGCCGCGCTGGACCATTTCCGCCAGGCCATCGCGCTGCGCCCCGACGACGCCCGCGTCCGGCTGAACCACTCGATCGCGCTGCTGAAGGCCGGGCGCTACGCCGAGGGGTGGACCGAGCATGAATGGCGCTTCCGCCTGCCGGGCCATGCCAGCGTGTCGGCCGCCACCCTGATGCCGTCGCTGACCCCGGACCTGGACATCGCCGGCACACATATCCTGCTGACGCACGAGGAAGGGCTGGGCGATACGCTGATGTATCTGCGCTATCTTCCCCCGCTGGTCCGCCGGGGGGCGCGCCTGACCGTACGGGTGCCCGAGACTTTGGCGCCCCTGGTCCGGCGCATCGCCGGCCTGCATCGGGTCATCACCGGCGACCAGCCGGCCCCGGCCCCGGTGCCAGCCCATGACTGGCATTGCCCGCTGATCAGCCTGCCCCGGGTCTTCGCCGCGACCGCCGAGGCGATGGGCGACCCGCCGCCCTACCTGACCGCCTCGCCCGAACTGGTCCGGCACTGGCGGCCCTATCTGCCGTCCAACGGGCGGCTGAATGTCGGCGTGGTCTGGGCAGGCTCCTCCCGCCCCGACGTGACGAAGGCCTATATGACCGACCGCCGGCGGTCGATGAAGCTGGCGGCGCTGGCACCGCTGGGCCGCGTCGCCGGCATCAATCTGGTCAGCCTGCAGAAAGGGCCGGCGACCGCCCAGATGGCCGACCTGCCCGACGACATGCGGCTGTACGACCCGATGGAGGACGTGCGCGACATGGACGACACGGCGGCGCTGGTCGCGTCGCTGGACGTGGTGGTGTCGGTCGATACGTCGATCGTGCATCTGGCCGGCGCGCTCGGCCGGCCGGTTATCATGCTGGACCGCTACGACAATTGCTGGCGCTGGCTGTCGGGGCGCGAGGACAGCCCGTGGTATCCGACCCTGCGCATCATCCGGCAGCCACGCCCGCACGCCTGGGACGACGTCGTGGCCGGGACCGCCGCCATCCTGGAACAGATGGCGGCCGGCATGCCTGAGAGGCTGTTTCAAAAGTCCTGA
- a CDS encoding secondary thiamine-phosphate synthase enzyme YjbQ, which yields MRQALHRLSIATHGKGLVMFTRDVLHWVADTGIETGLLTLWCRHTSASLTVQENADPTVLEDIKRYFEALVPEAPGRYIHDDEGPDDMPAHLRSMLTQTQLSIPVADGRPVLGTWQGLYLFEHRRQPHRREIILHLIGE from the coding sequence ATGCGCCAGGCCCTGCATCGCCTCAGCATCGCCACCCACGGCAAGGGCCTGGTGATGTTCACGCGCGACGTCCTGCACTGGGTCGCGGATACCGGGATCGAAACCGGCCTGCTGACGCTATGGTGCCGGCATACCTCGGCCTCGCTGACCGTGCAGGAAAACGCCGACCCGACGGTGCTGGAGGACATCAAGCGCTATTTCGAGGCGCTGGTCCCCGAGGCGCCCGGCCGCTACATTCATGACGACGAGGGACCGGACGACATGCCGGCCCATTTGCGCAGCATGCTGACCCAGACCCAGCTTTCGATCCCGGTTGCCGACGGGCGGCCGGTCCTGGGCACATGGCAGGGGCTTTACCTGTTCGAACACCGCCGCCAGCCCCATCGACGCGAAATCATCCTGCACCTTATAGGCGAATAG
- a CDS encoding bestrophin family protein, which translates to MIVDRRIGLFILMRESLLALAILGAWDVFVVIMFQVYHQDWMEQPTLPVSLIGSAVVLFLSVRNTAAYNRWWEARTLWGAITNNCRSFGRQAGSLLGGRPDLARAMAAYPYALRGALGRLDCAEDVERLLPPPMQQAIAGWTNQPNAILYQIGLAVNQEVARQGIDGAVHGQIDRILSDLANAQGGLERIRNTPLAIQFSLIPRLVANVFCVVLPLSMVQTLGWITPLGSSLVGLLFVALDKIGSDLQEPFVRSPHAMPMLTMARTIEIDLLQPAGQPVGGPIAPVRGVQS; encoded by the coding sequence ATGATTGTCGACCGGCGGATCGGATTGTTCATTCTGATGCGCGAAAGCCTGCTGGCGCTGGCCATCCTGGGCGCGTGGGACGTCTTCGTCGTCATCATGTTCCAGGTCTATCATCAGGACTGGATGGAACAGCCCACGCTGCCGGTCTCGCTGATCGGTTCGGCGGTCGTGCTGTTCCTGAGCGTGCGGAACACCGCCGCCTATAATCGCTGGTGGGAGGCACGGACCCTGTGGGGCGCCATCACCAACAATTGCCGGTCCTTCGGGCGGCAGGCGGGCTCGCTGCTGGGCGGGCGGCCCGACCTGGCGCGGGCCATGGCGGCCTATCCCTATGCCCTGCGCGGCGCGCTGGGCCGCCTGGACTGCGCCGAGGACGTGGAGCGCCTGCTGCCGCCCCCGATGCAGCAGGCCATCGCCGGCTGGACGAACCAGCCGAATGCGATCCTCTACCAGATCGGCCTAGCCGTGAACCAGGAGGTCGCACGGCAGGGAATCGACGGGGCCGTCCACGGCCAGATCGACCGCATCCTGTCCGACCTGGCCAATGCCCAGGGGGGGCTGGAGCGCATTCGCAACACGCCGCTGGCGATCCAGTTTTCCCTGATTCCCCGGCTGGTGGCGAATGTGTTCTGCGTCGTGCTGCCGCTGTCGATGGTGCAGACGCTGGGCTGGATCACGCCCCTGGGGTCGTCCCTGGTCGGCCTGCTGTTCGTGGCGCTGGACAAGATCGGCAGCGACCTGCAGGAACCGTTCGTCCGCTCGCCGCACGCCATGCCGATGCTGACCATGGCCAGGACGATCGAAATCGACCTGCTGCAGCCGGCGGGCCAGCCGGTCGGCGGCCCCATTGCGCCGGTGCGCGGCGTGCAATCCTGA
- a CDS encoding CarD family transcriptional regulator: MSMFRTTPKGGVTDAMARTAAAATAAQAKTKVKDEDPFREGDAIVYAAHGVGRVDRIGIDEIAGTKLEMIQISFPGNQMTLRIPLAKARKAGLRKIVSREIVDKAMAIIKGKPHVSRGMWARRAVAYQEKINSGDLVQIAEVLRDLRRNVDSLDGSFSERKLFEAAQERFVAEVAVLEGKEPTAVLEALTAAMKAA; encoded by the coding sequence ATGAGCATGTTCAGAACGACCCCGAAGGGCGGCGTGACCGATGCGATGGCCCGCACCGCCGCTGCCGCAACCGCCGCGCAGGCCAAGACCAAGGTCAAGGATGAGGACCCGTTCCGCGAAGGCGACGCCATCGTCTATGCCGCGCATGGCGTCGGACGGGTGGATCGCATCGGCATTGACGAGATCGCGGGCACCAAGCTGGAAATGATCCAGATTTCGTTTCCCGGCAACCAGATGACCCTGCGCATTCCGCTGGCGAAGGCGCGCAAGGCGGGATTGCGCAAGATCGTGTCGCGCGAAATCGTGGACAAGGCGATGGCGATCATCAAGGGAAAGCCGCATGTCAGCCGTGGCATGTGGGCCCGCCGCGCCGTCGCCTACCAGGAAAAGATCAATTCCGGCGACCTGGTGCAGATCGCCGAGGTGCTGCGCGACCTGCGCCGCAATGTCGACAGCCTGGACGGCAGCTTCAGCGAGCGCAAGCTGTTCGAAGCCGCCCAGGAACGCTTCGTGGCCGAGGTCGCGGTGCTGGAGGGCAAGGAACCCACGGCGGTTCTGGAAGCCCTGACGGCGGCGATGAAGGCGGCCTGA
- a CDS encoding FKBP-type peptidyl-prolyl cis-trans isomerase, with amino-acid sequence MKRLSRFIPLLLASSLALPLAACGGSRPEEYKPEMTPAQFMAKVRAEPGVQSLPDGLAYKVLKSGPKDGQSPVPGDVMMVIYEGRLPEGGIFDSSDQHGQGAYMQMPLDGVIKGWMEGLPLMHVGDIWMLYVPPELGYGHRSMGIIPADSPLVFKIQLLGVSKPQ; translated from the coding sequence ATGAAACGTCTGTCCCGCTTCATTCCCCTCCTTCTCGCTTCTTCCCTGGCCCTGCCGCTGGCGGCCTGCGGGGGGAGCCGCCCCGAGGAATACAAGCCGGAGATGACCCCGGCGCAATTCATGGCCAAGGTCCGGGCCGAGCCCGGCGTCCAGTCGCTGCCCGACGGCCTGGCCTACAAGGTCCTGAAATCCGGCCCCAAGGACGGGCAGAGCCCCGTTCCGGGCGATGTCATGATGGTGATCTACGAAGGCCGCCTGCCCGAAGGCGGCATCTTCGACAGTTCGGACCAGCACGGCCAGGGCGCCTATATGCAGATGCCGCTGGACGGCGTCATCAAGGGCTGGATGGAAGGCCTGCCGCTGATGCATGTCGGCGATATCTGGATGCTCTACGTTCCGCCGGAACTGGGGTATGGCCATCGCTCGATGGGCATCATCCCGGCGGACAGCCCGCTGGTCTTCAAGATCCAGCTTCTGGGTGTCTCCAAGCCGCAGTAG